One stretch of Anguilla anguilla isolate fAngAng1 chromosome 5, fAngAng1.pri, whole genome shotgun sequence DNA includes these proteins:
- the LOC118228488 gene encoding zinc finger protein 2-like, producing MKKDARVALDIKYEPEDGEQDWSESVPLSKDRLEEDPKTSQSHAEQKIFEETSCGTSEAAVAAANGGEGPLCEEKEELHMQPCPAGDPEKGLQAELKQEPDGEPLTPGHPLPGSGEGLEVQCAWSKATRSGKVQEMLRQHGGSSEPGGARSNDRFSPRHYRASRRLRSEKNEGPTSHPGRAPDAISAEMAVPLGSPGQRAGSTLCAEKHQRIHSKCGRRFSQISNLKTHQITHTREKCFRCTLCSKSFGRLCDLKYHQSVHTGEKPHSCDECGKSFAKLCNLKSHQSVHTGEKPHSCDECGKSFAHLCTLKTHQRVHTGEKPYSCSLCGRGFSWNSGLQRHILSHSAV from the exons cCTGAAGACGGGGAGCAGGATTGGTCAGAATCTGTGCCGCTCAGCAAGGATCGGCTGGAAGAGGACCCAAAGACGAGCCAATCACACGCAGAACAGAAAATCTTTGAGGAGACTAGCTGTG GCACATCAGAGGCAGCCGTAGCTGCTGCTAACGGTGGTGAAGGACCCCTCtgtgaggagaaggaggagctgcACATGCAGCCCTGCCCTGCAGGAGACCCAGAGAAGGGGCTGCAAGCCGAACTGAAGCAGGAGCCCGACGGGGAGCCTCTCACCCCTGGACACCCCCTGCCAGGATCTGGAGAGGGGCTGGAGGTCCAGTGCGCGTGGAGCAAGGCCACCAGATCGGGAAAGGTTCAGGAAATGCTCCGACAGCACGGAGGAAGCTCGGAGCCTGGAGGTGCGCGGTCAAACGACCGATTCTCTCCTCGCCATTACAGAGCTTCTCGGAGGCTGCGCTCTGAGAAGAACGAGGGCCCAACGTCACACCCCGGCAGGGCGCCTGATGCCATTTCGGCAGAGATGGCGGTCCCTCTGGGTTCTCCGGGACAGCGTGCTGGAAGCACCCTGTGCGCGGAAAAGCACCAGCGGATTCACAGCAAGTGCGGTAGAAGGTTCTCCCAGATCAGCAATCTTAAAACTCACCAGATTACTCACACCAGAGAGAAATGCTTCCGCTGCACGTTGTGCAGTAAGAGCTTTGGCCGTCTCTGTGACCTTAAGTATCATCAGAGTgtccacacaggagagaaaccacacagctgtgacgagtgtgggaagagctttgccAAACTGTGCAATCTCAAGTCTCACCAGAGTGTGCATACaggagagaaaccacacagctgtgacgagtgtgggaagagctttgccCATCTGTGCACCCTCAAGACTCACCAGAGGGTGCACACCGGGGAGAAACCGTACAGTTGCTCGCTGTGCGGCCGCGGTTTCTCCTGGAACAGCGGCCTTCAGAGACACATACTGTCTCACAG